GGACTCCAGTCTTATCCGACCAAAGTACAGGGCGCGCGAAGGCGGTCCGCGACGCCGCAAAGCGGAACTTCAATGAAAAACAAAATGTTATTTTCTTCGGTGTGGCTGAGGGCAAGGCCGTTCTTTCGTGAGAGTTTTTTTTGGCGCCGAAAAGTCGTTCGGACCGCCTTGCGTTTTGTGCGTTGCAACCACATACTTAATGCGTCGCGGCGCCTTTTCGCCGTCGATGCCCGCTTTGGGCGTTTCCTCCCCTGACTTGGGCCGCTGACGATCCCGTTGGCGGTCTTTTTTTTGCCCGCGATCCCGGCGCCGGCGCGAAATTATTCCGCGGCGGCGCGCCAGGTCGATCCCGGCGCGACGCCGCCGGCGATTTCCGCGACCAGGCGCGAGAGATCGGCCTTGATCTCCTTATAGCGCGGCAAAGGCTGGAGCGTCGCCTCGTCTATATAGAGCGCGCGGTTGATCTCGATCTGCAGCGCGTGGCGGTTGCGGGAGCGGGCGGCGTAGTTCGTGGTGATGAAGCCCCCGGCATAGGGCTTGTTGCGGGCGACGCGATAGCCCATGCCGGCGAGCAGGGCATGGACGCGATGGGAAAAGGCGGGGTCGCAGCTCGCGCCATGGCGGTCGCCGATCACGAAATCGGCGTTGACCGGTTCGTAAGGGCGTCGCGAATTGCCGGTCGGCATGCGCGACGGCATGGAATGACAGTCGATCAGATAAGCTGCGCCGAATTTCTCGGCGGCGCGGTTCATCAGGCCTTCGAGCTGCGCGTGATAGGGCTTGTAGCAGGTCTCGATCCGGGCGAGGCCCTCGGCCAGCGGAATGCGCTCGCGATAGATCGGCCGGCCTTCGGAGACGACCCGCGCGATGGTGCCGAGCCCGCTGGCGACGCGCAGCGAGCGTGTGTTGGCGTAGTCGGGCAGGGGCTCGACGAACAATTTTGAGTCAAGCTCGTAGGGTTCCC
This genomic interval from Candidatus Rhodoblastus alkanivorans contains the following:
- a CDS encoding N-formylglutamate amidohydrolase gives rise to the protein MEGEMEVFTADAERARPACETLEPERLASPLVFSSPHSGRAYSEDFLAASALDLQMLRSSEDVAVDDLFAVAPLLGAPLLRANFPRAFLDVNREPYELDSKLFVEPLPDYANTRSLRVASGLGTIARVVSEGRPIYRERIPLAEGLARIETCYKPYHAQLEGLMNRAAEKFGAAYLIDCHSMPSRMPTGNSRRPYEPVNADFVIGDRHGASCDPAFSHRVHALLAGMGYRVARNKPYAGGFITTNYAARSRNRHALQIEINRALYIDEATLQPLPRYKEIKADLSRLVAEIAGGVAPGSTWRAAAE